The sequence below is a genomic window from Lycium ferocissimum isolate CSIRO_LF1 chromosome 9, AGI_CSIRO_Lferr_CH_V1, whole genome shotgun sequence.
AATAGTAATTACTAGTCACTTTTCGGCaatatctttgaaaaatatctaCTATTATGGAgtcccaaatttcgtagatgAAACACAATGACATCGTCTTGGTGTTTCAAATAATTTCACTTGAGGAATTTAAAATTCTATGACAATGGCTATTTTTCAATTGCATAAGCTGAAAAGTGATTATTCATAAATTTACCCCCAACAAATGAAGCATTACCCCATGAAAATTCTTAGTCCTAATTCTACCTTTTTAATCATTCTTTTGAAGATAATATTTTGAGACGTTACGCTTTTACAAATTTACACTGGTCGGAATATACAAAAGTAAAAGCCTTTTGAGTTTCAACACTAACAATTaagaaaaatgattattttgaaGATAATATTTACACGTACACAAATAGaaaacaaaactacaaaattatTACCACCATAGCTGCGTCCCCTTTTGTCCCTTATTATACACTCCCTACCAAATTAATAAGGGGAACAAAAAAGTAAAATCCTCAACggttaagaaaaataaaaatgttgaTTAAAACGTATACAAGATAAGAGTGTTCAGAAAATAAGGAAGCTACACAAATTAACATAGAAGCTCAATCATGATGTGCTATACCTACACAAATTAAATAATATCATGCCAGAAGGAGTTACTTGCTTCATCATCCAGACTTTTTTCCCATGCATCAAATCCCTTGCATTCTGAGATATCACAACTTGGAATTTCAATTTGCTCAACTAGGGATGGAAGTGAATATTCTGAATTATCAACATTAGATACTTTAGTAAATCCATTAATCATGTTATTCTCCAAAATACTTGGATTTAGGACCATACTGTCCGATGAATTATTCGAAATTGGAGAGGGTTCATTTATATTTGTCACGTTAGTAAGAATTTGATCATATGAGGCAGGATTATTGTACAATTGTTGCATgggaaaattttcttttactaaAGATGGAATTAATGGAGGAGGAGTATTTAGGACTTGAATTATGTTTTGAATAAGATGGATTTTGGCCATTTCAGTCAATTCTGCTTGCAATCTAAGAGCTGATTCAAAAGGGTTCATCAAATTAGAAAGGCTAAGAAGTAAATTTGGATCAGTTATTGGTTGATGTGTTACTGGATCAATCCCAGACTTGAGAAGCTTTTTCTTAAGATGGGTATTCCAcaaattcttgatttcattATCGGTCCTTCCCGGAAGATGAGCTGCAATTCTTGACCATCTAcaagaaaatatataataatgttaacacaaagaagaagaaaaactattaataaattaaaaagatgaatTTAACTTAATTGTATACGCTGACagtttaaagattttattgtgttATAGCAATATCATTTAACATGTTGTATTGAATTCGAAACTTGCATTATAGTTTAAATCCACTATTAAGCGTGGATTTTGACTTGCATATTCTAACACTGCGAATAATTTTTACGCTAATACTGTATTCTAACATGTTGTAGTGGGTACTAACCAGccctattttcatttttcaggTTACTAATCGATCCCAACTTTTATGAATATTTGCATGTAGCTTTTAGGTATGGGTAGGCGTTCGGGCCGTCGGattggatatgaaattttcggTTTAGATATTCGGTTTTCggattgaagaaattacaatccaaatccAATCCAAATTAGTTCGGattgaattggatattttaagttcggTTGATTATTGGTTTGATATTTCGGTTTTGACTCAATCCCAGACTTAAGGCAAACTTATTAGGAACGAAATTTATGTGTTAGTTCCACAAAGGTAAATCTAAATCTTAATTGCTCG
It includes:
- the LOC132030179 gene encoding transcription factor MYB41-like, encoding MGRYPCCKIDSDLKKGPWTTEEDDKLMEYIQEHGNGNWQLVPKRAGLNRCGKSCRLRWTNYLRPDIKRGGFSEEEEEMIINLHSVLGNKWSRIAAHLPGRTDNEIKNLWNTHLKKKLLKSGIDPVTHQPITDPNLLLSLSNLMNPFESALRLQAELTEMAKIHLIQNIIQVLNTPPPLIPSLVKENFPMQQLYNNPASYDQILTNVTNINEPSPISNNSSDSMVLNPSILENNMINGFTKVSNVDNSEYSLPSLVEQIEIPSCDISECKGFDAWEKSLDDEASNSFWHDII